A single Streptomyces sannanensis DNA region contains:
- a CDS encoding amidase, which yields MSTPLPAGLLDTARSLAQGDVSARELTEQTLERISASQPVLNAFRVVRAESALAEAEAADRLLSEGVRLPLLGVPVAVKDDMDVAGEPTAFGCPGSFPPKAADSEAVRRLRAAGAVIVGKTNTPELGQWPFTEGPAFGDTRNPWNTRHTPGGSSGGSAAAVAAGLVPAALGSDGAGSIRIPAAWTHLVGIKPQRGRISTWPDAEAFNGITVHGVLARTVADAALMLDAASGPHTGDLHRPPAVDASAAANRDPGRLRIALSTRMPFTATSKHLDPRVRAAVTRLAERLTALGHDVAAADPSYGAVGPAFIPRATAGLREWASRVPEPALLDPRTRGTVRLGGLLDGAPLRLARRAESVLHRRIGEIFDRFDVVLAPTTATPPPPVGALIGLSGHRLDRAVIAACPYAWPWNVLGWPGVNVPAGFTPDGLPLGAQLLGPAHSEPLLISLAAQLESDQRWFEHRPPPLHRPGPAS from the coding sequence GTGTCGACACCTCTCCCGGCGGGTCTGCTGGACACCGCCCGCTCCCTCGCCCAAGGCGACGTCTCCGCACGGGAGTTGACCGAGCAGACCCTCGAAAGGATCTCGGCGTCCCAGCCGGTGCTCAACGCCTTCCGGGTGGTACGCGCGGAGAGTGCGCTCGCCGAGGCCGAGGCCGCCGACCGGTTGCTGTCCGAGGGCGTCCGGCTGCCGCTGCTGGGTGTGCCGGTCGCCGTGAAGGACGACATGGACGTGGCCGGCGAACCGACCGCCTTCGGCTGTCCCGGCAGCTTCCCGCCGAAAGCCGCCGACAGCGAGGCGGTACGGCGCCTCAGGGCGGCCGGAGCCGTGATCGTCGGCAAGACGAACACCCCGGAGCTCGGGCAGTGGCCGTTCACCGAGGGGCCCGCTTTCGGGGACACCCGTAATCCCTGGAACACCCGCCACACACCCGGCGGTTCATCGGGCGGGTCGGCCGCCGCGGTGGCGGCGGGACTCGTCCCGGCCGCCCTCGGCTCCGACGGCGCGGGATCCATACGGATCCCCGCCGCCTGGACCCACCTGGTCGGCATCAAGCCCCAGCGCGGCCGCATCTCCACCTGGCCCGACGCCGAGGCCTTCAACGGCATCACCGTCCATGGCGTGCTGGCCCGTACGGTCGCCGACGCCGCGCTGATGCTGGACGCCGCGAGCGGACCGCACACCGGCGATCTGCACCGGCCGCCCGCCGTCGACGCGTCCGCCGCCGCGAACCGCGACCCCGGCCGGCTGCGCATCGCGCTCTCCACACGGATGCCGTTCACCGCCACGTCCAAGCACCTGGACCCTCGCGTACGGGCCGCGGTGACCCGGCTGGCCGAGCGGCTGACGGCCCTCGGCCATGACGTCGCGGCAGCGGACCCCTCGTACGGCGCGGTCGGACCGGCCTTCATACCGCGCGCCACCGCCGGCCTGCGCGAGTGGGCGTCCCGCGTACCGGAACCGGCCCTGCTCGACCCGCGCACCCGTGGCACCGTCCGTCTGGGCGGACTGCTCGACGGAGCCCCGCTGCGCCTGGCGCGCCGGGCGGAGTCCGTACTCCACCGCCGCATCGGCGAAATCTTCGACCGCTTCGACGTCGTTCTGGCACCGACCACCGCCACTCCCCCACCCCCGGTGGGCGCCCTGATCGGTCTCTCCGGCCACCGCCTCGACCGCGCGGTGATCGCGGCCTGCCCCTACGCCTGGCCGTGGAACGTCCTCGGCTGGCCCGGCGTCAACGTCCCCGCGGGCTTCACACCCGACGGCCTGCCGCTCGGCGCCCAGCTCCTCGGCCCGGCGCACAGCGAGCCGCTGCTGATCTCACTGGCCGCACAACTCGAGTCGGACCAGCGCTGGTTCGAGCACCGGCCGCCCCCGCTCCATCGCCCCGGGCCCGCCTCATAG
- the trxA gene encoding thioredoxin, giving the protein MATVELTKDNFDQIVSENDFVLIDFWAAWCGPCRQFGPVFEAASERHEDLVFGKVDTEAQPELAAAFGISSIPTLMIVREKVAVFAQPGALPAPALEDLIGQARALDMDEVRKSVAEAEAG; this is encoded by the coding sequence GTGGCGACTGTCGAGCTCACCAAGGACAACTTCGATCAGATCGTGTCGGAGAACGACTTCGTTCTGATCGACTTCTGGGCCGCGTGGTGCGGTCCGTGCCGGCAGTTCGGACCGGTCTTCGAAGCGGCCTCCGAGCGCCACGAGGACCTGGTCTTCGGCAAGGTCGACACGGAGGCCCAGCCGGAGCTGGCAGCGGCCTTCGGGATCAGCTCCATCCCCACGCTGATGATCGTGCGGGAGAAGGTCGCGGTCTTCGCCCAGCCGGGCGCCCTGCCCGCGCCCGCCCTGGAGGATCTGATCGGCCAGGCCCGCGCACTGGACATGGACGAGGTCCGCAAGTCCGTCGCGGAGGCGGAGGCCGGCTGA
- a CDS encoding NAD(P)/FAD-dependent oxidoreductase → MTEESEYDVVVLGAGPTGENVADRTRAAGLSTAVVESELVGGECSYWACMPSKALLRPVIARADARRLPGLGQAVDGPLDTQAVLARRDEKTAHWKDDGQAEWVDGIGARLYRGHGRLTGPRRVTVSGPEGDRHILTARHAVAVCTGSRAVLPPLPGLAYGHVWTSREATSAQQVPGRLAVVGGGVVGTEMATAWRALGAEVTLLVRGDRLLPRMEPFAGDLVAEALTEAGVTVRTGVSVAALVRDSGAGHPVSLVLDGGEHIEADEVLFATGRAPRTEDIGLETVGLEPGAWLEVDDTCRVVGSDWLYAVGDVNRRALLTHQGKYQARIAGPAIAARAAGRPLDTGRWGAHTATADHAAVPQVVFTDPEAASVGLTLEAAEAAGYRVRAVDHDLGAVAGAGLYAEGYRGHARMIVDLDREVLLGATFVGPGVGELLHSATVAVAGEVPIDRLWHAVPAYPTISEVWLRLLETYRK, encoded by the coding sequence ATGACGGAGGAGTCGGAATACGACGTAGTGGTGCTGGGCGCAGGCCCCACCGGCGAGAACGTGGCGGACCGCACCAGGGCCGCCGGCCTGAGTACGGCGGTGGTGGAGTCCGAGCTGGTCGGCGGCGAATGCTCGTACTGGGCCTGCATGCCCAGCAAGGCGCTGCTGCGCCCGGTCATCGCCCGGGCGGACGCACGCCGCCTCCCCGGGCTTGGGCAGGCGGTGGACGGCCCGCTCGACACGCAGGCGGTGCTCGCCCGCCGGGACGAGAAGACCGCGCACTGGAAGGACGACGGCCAGGCCGAATGGGTGGACGGCATCGGCGCCAGGCTCTACCGCGGCCACGGCCGGCTGACCGGCCCCCGCCGGGTCACCGTCAGCGGCCCGGAGGGCGACCGCCACATCCTGACCGCGCGGCACGCGGTCGCCGTGTGCACCGGCAGCCGGGCCGTGCTGCCTCCGCTGCCCGGCCTCGCCTACGGGCATGTCTGGACCAGCCGCGAGGCAACCAGTGCCCAGCAGGTCCCCGGCAGGCTCGCCGTGGTCGGCGGGGGAGTGGTGGGCACCGAGATGGCCACCGCCTGGCGTGCCCTCGGGGCCGAGGTGACCCTCCTGGTGCGCGGCGACCGGCTGCTGCCCCGGATGGAGCCCTTCGCGGGTGACCTGGTCGCCGAGGCGCTGACCGAGGCCGGGGTCACGGTCCGTACCGGCGTCTCGGTCGCCGCGCTGGTACGGGACAGCGGCGCCGGACATCCCGTGTCCCTGGTTCTCGACGGCGGTGAGCACATCGAGGCCGACGAGGTGCTGTTCGCGACGGGCCGTGCCCCGCGCACCGAGGACATCGGCCTGGAGACGGTAGGCCTGGAGCCGGGCGCGTGGCTGGAGGTGGACGACACCTGCCGGGTGGTGGGCAGCGACTGGCTGTACGCGGTCGGGGACGTCAACCGGCGGGCGCTGCTCACCCATCAGGGCAAGTACCAGGCCCGTATCGCGGGCCCCGCCATCGCGGCCCGGGCGGCAGGCCGGCCGCTGGACACCGGCCGCTGGGGCGCGCACACCGCGACCGCCGACCACGCCGCCGTACCGCAGGTGGTCTTCACGGACCCGGAGGCCGCCTCCGTCGGCCTCACTCTCGAGGCCGCCGAAGCGGCCGGGTACCGGGTACGGGCCGTCGACCACGACCTCGGGGCGGTGGCGGGCGCCGGGCTGTACGCCGAGGGCTACCGCGGCCATGCCCGGATGATCGTCGACCTTGACCGGGAGGTCCTGCTGGGCGCGACGTTCGTGGGCCCCGGGGTCGGAGAGCTGCTGCACTCCGCAACCGTGGCGGTCGCCGGCGAGGTGCCCATCGACCGGCTGTGGCACGCGGTCCCGGCTTATCCGACCATCAGCGAGGTATGGCTGCGGCTGCTGGAGACGTACCGGAAGTGA
- a CDS encoding nucleoside hydrolase, with product MALAPIVLDSDPGLDDAVALQYLLGTGLWDLKAYTSVGGNAPAEQTFRNARGLARVFGIDGDVPVHRGSGRHISRTEYAVDFHGRTGLGEETLPDSTVPEQTEPAPAVLIRLSKRYEGELTVVATGPLTNVATALLADPGLAHRVRKLVFMGGAALVPGNVTAVAEFNIWADADAADIVVSSGIPYTMVGLDATHGWRFGHGDLARLEAAGPGQELTARMMRAYLKTYERNKGEDTCPLHDPLAVGVAADESFVSAATGTVVVECASELTRGKTVFLAEDKAGQYTYPPAVMARTRHSGRVALSTGPRDFSADFTETLLRRPAVAWRPAG from the coding sequence ATGGCGCTCGCACCGATCGTCCTCGACAGTGATCCGGGACTCGACGACGCCGTGGCCCTGCAGTATCTGCTCGGCACCGGGCTGTGGGATCTGAAGGCCTATACCAGCGTCGGAGGCAATGCCCCCGCCGAGCAGACCTTCCGCAATGCCCGCGGCCTGGCACGGGTCTTCGGCATCGACGGCGACGTACCGGTCCACCGCGGCTCCGGCCGGCACATCAGCCGGACCGAGTATGCCGTGGACTTCCACGGCAGGACGGGCCTGGGCGAGGAGACACTGCCCGATTCCACCGTCCCCGAGCAGACCGAGCCGGCGCCGGCCGTGCTGATCCGGCTGTCGAAGCGGTACGAGGGCGAGCTGACCGTCGTCGCCACCGGACCGCTCACCAATGTGGCCACCGCCCTGCTTGCCGACCCGGGCCTGGCCCACCGGGTCCGCAAGCTGGTCTTCATGGGCGGTGCCGCCCTCGTGCCCGGCAATGTCACCGCGGTCGCCGAGTTCAACATCTGGGCCGACGCGGACGCCGCCGACATCGTGGTCTCCAGCGGCATCCCATACACCATGGTCGGGCTGGACGCCACCCACGGCTGGCGCTTCGGCCACGGCGACCTGGCCCGCCTCGAGGCCGCGGGGCCCGGCCAGGAACTGACCGCCCGTATGATGCGCGCCTACCTGAAGACGTACGAACGCAACAAGGGCGAGGACACCTGCCCGCTGCACGACCCCCTCGCGGTGGGCGTCGCCGCCGACGAGTCGTTCGTCTCGGCGGCCACCGGCACGGTCGTCGTCGAGTGCGCGAGCGAACTGACGCGGGGGAAGACGGTGTTCCTGGCCGAGGACAAGGCCGGCCAGTACACCTACCCGCCCGCCGTCATGGCCCGTACCAGGCACTCCGGCCGGGTCGCCCTGTCCACCGGACCGCGCGACTTCAGCGCCGACTTCACCGAGACCCTGCTGCGCCGCCCTGCCGTCGCTTGGCGGCCCGCAGGATGA
- a CDS encoding methyltransferase produces the protein MNRFSTPWGEFDLTRFPEDPRDQLRAWDAADEYLLRHLKGTDGEPADLAGTVVVVGDRWGALVTALAGHRPVQITDSFLGRQATLANLARNGADADAVRLLSTRDTPPERIDVLLVRVPKSLALLEDQLHRLAPAVHAGTVVVGTGMVTEIHTSTLKLFEQILGPTRTSLAVKKARLIFCSPDPGLPRTASPWPLTYALPQDIGAISGRTVTNHAGIFCAERLDIGSRFLLQNLPRRRGPEHVVDLGCGNGVIGTAAALSNPESEVTFIDESYQAVASAEATFRANSDARAEFLAGDALSAVPAGTVDLVLNNPPFHSHRATTDATAWRMFTGARRALRPGGELWVVGNRHLGYHVKLRKLFGNCEVVAGNPKFVILRAAKRRQGGAAGSR, from the coding sequence ATGAACCGTTTCTCGACGCCTTGGGGCGAGTTCGATCTCACCCGCTTTCCGGAGGACCCGCGCGACCAGCTGCGCGCCTGGGACGCCGCCGACGAGTACCTGCTGCGACACCTGAAGGGAACCGACGGCGAGCCGGCGGACCTCGCCGGCACCGTCGTCGTGGTGGGCGACCGGTGGGGTGCCCTGGTCACCGCACTGGCCGGGCACCGCCCCGTGCAGATCACCGACTCGTTCCTCGGCCGGCAGGCGACCCTGGCCAACCTCGCGCGCAACGGTGCCGACGCGGACGCGGTGCGACTGCTGTCGACCCGGGACACGCCCCCGGAGCGGATCGATGTGCTGCTGGTCCGGGTCCCCAAGAGCCTGGCGCTGCTGGAGGACCAGCTGCACCGCCTGGCGCCCGCGGTGCACGCGGGTACGGTCGTCGTCGGGACGGGCATGGTCACCGAGATCCACACCTCGACGCTGAAGCTGTTCGAGCAGATCCTCGGCCCGACCCGGACCTCCCTCGCGGTCAAGAAGGCCCGACTGATCTTCTGCTCACCGGACCCCGGACTCCCCCGCACCGCCAGCCCCTGGCCGCTCACCTACGCGCTTCCGCAGGACATCGGAGCGATCTCCGGCCGGACCGTGACCAACCACGCGGGCATCTTCTGCGCGGAACGCCTCGACATCGGGAGCCGCTTCCTGCTGCAGAACCTCCCCCGGCGACGGGGCCCGGAGCACGTCGTGGACCTGGGCTGCGGCAACGGTGTGATCGGCACGGCCGCGGCGCTGTCCAATCCCGAGTCCGAGGTGACCTTCATCGACGAGTCGTACCAGGCGGTGGCCTCGGCGGAGGCCACGTTCCGGGCGAACTCCGACGCCAGGGCGGAGTTCCTGGCCGGTGACGCGCTGTCGGCCGTACCGGCCGGGACGGTGGACCTGGTGCTGAACAATCCTCCGTTCCACTCGCACCGGGCGACCACGGACGCGACGGCCTGGCGCATGTTCACCGGGGCGCGCAGGGCGCTGCGGCCGGGCGGTGAGCTGTGGGTCGTCGGCAACCGCCATCTCGGGTACCACGTGAAGCTTCGCAAGCTCTTCGGCAACTGCGAAGTCGTCGCCGGTAACCCCAAGTTCGTCATCCTGCGGGCCGCCAAGCGACGGCAGGGCGGCGCAGCAGGGTCTCGGTGA
- a CDS encoding tetratricopeptide repeat protein — MFFDAKEYVTAAGILTGLVEEEPGQVAPRLLLARAYYHSAQLRRAEAELRAVLERDPVEAYARLMLGRTLERQGRAAEAARELRLAVAMNPEFGA; from the coding sequence ATGTTCTTCGACGCCAAGGAGTACGTCACCGCGGCGGGCATCCTCACCGGTCTGGTCGAGGAGGAGCCCGGGCAGGTCGCGCCGCGGCTGCTGCTCGCCCGCGCCTACTACCACTCGGCGCAGCTGCGCCGGGCCGAGGCCGAGCTGCGGGCCGTCCTGGAGCGCGACCCGGTGGAGGCGTACGCGCGGCTGATGCTGGGCCGCACGCTGGAGCGCCAGGGCCGTGCTGCGGAGGCGGCCCGGGAGCTGCGACTGGCCGTCGCCATGAACCCGGAGTTCGGGGCCTGA
- a CDS encoding pirin family protein: protein MSNLDRQATPSVCGGRGFVVAEPVRELLSPRRVTLGESTEVRRLLPNLGRRMVGAWCFVDHYGPDDIADQPGMQVPPHPHMGLQTVSWLHEGEVLHRDSLGSLQTIRPKELGLMTSGRAISHSEESPRPHARFLHGAQLWVALPDSHRHVEPHFQHHPELPVVTAPGFTATLILGEIDGAASPGTTYTPIVGADLALARGAEVSLPLEPDFEYAVLSMSGEAHVDGVPVLPGSMLYLGCGRSELPLRAESDAALMLLGGEPFEEELVMWWNFIGRSQADIEQARRDWMKGSRFGEVKGYDGGRLAAPELPPVPLKPRGRVR from the coding sequence ATGAGCAATCTCGATCGCCAGGCCACGCCATCCGTCTGCGGCGGCCGGGGCTTCGTCGTCGCCGAGCCGGTGCGTGAGCTCCTCAGTCCCCGCCGCGTAACGCTCGGCGAGTCCACCGAGGTGCGCAGACTGCTGCCCAACCTCGGCCGCCGCATGGTCGGCGCCTGGTGCTTCGTCGACCACTACGGGCCCGACGACATCGCCGACCAGCCCGGAATGCAGGTTCCGCCCCACCCCCACATGGGCCTCCAGACCGTCAGCTGGCTGCACGAGGGCGAAGTACTGCACCGGGACAGCCTGGGCAGCCTCCAGACCATCCGGCCCAAGGAACTCGGTCTGATGACCTCCGGCCGGGCGATCAGTCACTCGGAGGAAAGCCCCAGGCCGCACGCCAGGTTCCTGCACGGCGCACAGCTGTGGGTCGCCCTGCCCGACAGCCACCGCCACGTCGAACCGCACTTCCAGCACCACCCCGAGCTACCCGTCGTCACCGCCCCGGGTTTCACCGCCACCCTGATCCTCGGTGAAATCGACGGTGCCGCCTCGCCCGGCACCACCTACACCCCGATCGTCGGCGCCGACCTCGCCCTCGCCCGGGGCGCCGAGGTCTCCTTGCCGCTTGAACCCGACTTCGAGTACGCCGTGCTCTCCATGTCCGGCGAGGCCCATGTCGACGGCGTGCCCGTACTCCCCGGCTCGATGCTCTACCTCGGCTGTGGCCGCTCCGAACTCCCTCTGCGCGCCGAATCCGACGCCGCCCTGATGCTGCTCGGCGGCGAGCCCTTCGAGGAGGAGCTGGTCATGTGGTGGAACTTCATCGGGCGTTCGCAGGCGGACATCGAACAGGCGCGCAGGGACTGGATGAAGGGCTCCCGCTTCGGCGAGGTGAAGGGCTATGACGGGGGCCGACTGGCCGCGCCCGAACTCCCGCCGGTGCCGCTCAAACCGCGCGGACGAGTACGTTGA
- a CDS encoding NAD(P)/FAD-dependent oxidoreductase codes for MPDAVVIGAGPNGLVAANLLADAGWNVEVLEAQEEPGGAVRSDRGVHPDYVSDVFSAFYPLAAASPVLARLDLAAEGLRWSHAPRVLAHPLLDGRCAVLERRVQETASGLEAFAPADGDAWRDMYSLWSRVGPDLVQALFTPFPPVRAGLHLAAKLRAAGGLRLARNLALPVRRLGEEEFTGAGGRLLLAGNALHADLSPEAAGSGGFGWLMSMLGQSHGFPVPVGGADALTAALVGRLRRRGGALRCGERVTSVVVRGDRAVGVRTARGETVGARRAVLADTSATALYRDLVGQEHLPSRLLRDLERFQWDFATFKVDWALTGPVPWTARQAAGAGTVHVAAGIDGLTRFASQIAMGQVPDEPFALFGQMTTADPSRSPAGTESAWAYTHLPQHITSDAGPDGITGRWDAREQEAMADRIEAQVERFAPGFRTLIGARRILAPTTLQAMNENLHNGAINNGTTALHQQAIFRPTPGTGRPETPVKGLYLASAAAHPGGGVHGAPGANAARAALRAQGLHTLLHRGQRI; via the coding sequence ATGCCTGACGCTGTGGTGATCGGCGCGGGCCCCAACGGGCTGGTGGCCGCGAACCTGTTGGCGGACGCCGGCTGGAACGTGGAGGTCCTGGAGGCCCAGGAGGAACCCGGCGGGGCGGTACGCAGTGACCGCGGTGTCCATCCGGACTACGTCTCGGACGTCTTCAGCGCGTTCTACCCGCTCGCCGCCGCCTCCCCAGTCCTCGCCCGCCTCGACCTCGCCGCCGAGGGACTGCGATGGAGCCACGCCCCGCGCGTGTTGGCCCACCCACTGCTGGACGGCAGGTGCGCGGTCCTCGAACGCCGCGTGCAGGAGACCGCATCCGGGCTGGAGGCGTTCGCGCCGGCCGACGGCGACGCCTGGCGTGACATGTACAGTCTCTGGAGCCGCGTCGGGCCCGATCTCGTCCAGGCCCTGTTCACCCCCTTCCCACCGGTCCGCGCCGGCCTCCACCTGGCCGCGAAGCTCCGAGCTGCGGGCGGACTCCGACTGGCCCGGAACCTGGCCCTGCCCGTGCGCCGCCTGGGCGAGGAGGAGTTCACGGGCGCGGGCGGCCGACTTCTGCTGGCCGGCAACGCCCTGCACGCCGACCTGTCCCCGGAAGCCGCCGGGAGTGGCGGCTTCGGCTGGCTGATGTCGATGCTCGGTCAGAGCCACGGCTTCCCGGTCCCCGTGGGAGGGGCCGACGCCCTGACCGCAGCGCTCGTGGGCCGCCTCCGGCGCCGCGGGGGCGCCCTGCGCTGCGGGGAGCGGGTCACGTCAGTCGTCGTACGCGGTGACAGGGCCGTGGGGGTGCGGACGGCCCGCGGAGAAACGGTAGGCGCACGTCGGGCCGTGCTCGCCGATACGTCGGCAACCGCGCTGTACCGGGACCTCGTCGGGCAGGAACACCTCCCGTCCCGCCTGCTACGGGACCTGGAACGCTTCCAGTGGGACTTCGCGACCTTCAAGGTCGACTGGGCCCTGACCGGCCCGGTGCCGTGGACGGCACGGCAGGCCGCCGGGGCCGGCACGGTCCACGTCGCCGCCGGCATCGACGGCCTGACCCGGTTCGCCTCGCAGATCGCCATGGGGCAGGTTCCCGACGAACCGTTCGCCCTCTTCGGCCAGATGACCACAGCGGATCCCAGCCGCTCACCGGCCGGCACCGAATCGGCGTGGGCCTACACCCACCTGCCCCAGCACATCACCTCCGACGCAGGCCCCGACGGCATCACAGGCCGGTGGGACGCCCGTGAGCAGGAAGCGATGGCGGACCGCATCGAAGCGCAGGTGGAACGGTTCGCCCCCGGATTCCGTACGCTGATCGGCGCCCGCCGCATCCTGGCCCCCACCACCCTCCAGGCCATGAACGAGAACCTCCACAACGGCGCCATCAACAACGGCACCACCGCCCTCCACCAGCAGGCGATCTTCCGCCCCACCCCCGGCACCGGTCGGCCCGAGACCCCGGTCAAGGGCCTCTACCTCGCCTCCGCAGCCGCCCACCCGGGCGGAGGAGTCCACGGAGCACCCGGCGCGAACGCCGCCCGGGCAGCACTCCGGGCCCAGGGATTGCACACCCTCCTCCACCGCGGTCAACGCATCTGA
- a CDS encoding SRPBCC family protein, giving the protein MAVRHQLIRRPPQAVWAVLADPDAYGEWVVGPSESTPLDGAWPGVGSRLRYTVRLGPWSLDGVTTVRHTEPGRELELEASFKSLGTARIFLQLRPWGGETLVVCDEHPLRGIGGTLHNPATEALLQLRHRGMLARLAKVVERRHGEVRHA; this is encoded by the coding sequence ATGGCTGTCCGACACCAGTTGATCCGGCGTCCCCCTCAGGCGGTGTGGGCGGTGCTCGCGGATCCGGACGCGTACGGAGAATGGGTGGTGGGGCCCTCCGAGTCCACGCCCCTCGATGGCGCCTGGCCCGGGGTCGGCTCGCGACTCCGTTACACCGTCCGCCTGGGCCCCTGGTCGCTCGACGGAGTCACCACTGTCCGGCACACCGAGCCTGGCCGCGAGCTGGAACTGGAGGCCTCCTTCAAGTCCCTCGGTACGGCACGGATCTTCCTCCAGCTCCGGCCGTGGGGCGGGGAGACCCTCGTCGTCTGCGACGAGCACCCCCTGCGCGGCATCGGCGGCACCCTCCACAACCCCGCCACCGAAGCGCTGCTCCAGCTCCGCCACCGCGGCATGCTGGCCCGTCTGGCCAAGGTCGTGGAACGGCGGCACGGCGAGGTGCGCCATGCCTGA
- a CDS encoding DUF6131 family protein: protein MIILGVILLVIGFVTGISILWTIGIILAVIGVILWILGALGHSVGGRKHYW from the coding sequence ATGATCATCCTCGGCGTAATTCTGCTTGTCATCGGCTTCGTTACGGGAATCAGCATCCTGTGGACCATAGGCATCATCCTCGCCGTTATCGGAGTCATCCTCTGGATCCTCGGCGCCCTCGGACACTCCGTAGGCGGACGCAAGCACTACTGGTAA
- a CDS encoding HemK2/MTQ2 family protein methyltransferase — MSCSALVGGKLPAGLIALPGVYRPQADTQLLAAALDHEDLGPQTDVLEIGTGTGALALHAAGRGARVTAVDVSWPAVVTARLNALRRRLPLRVLHGDFAARTARRRFDLVVANPPYVPAPRARLPSHGPERAWDAGLDGRTVIDRICSAAPALLRPGGTLLMVHSGMCGAEETVARLTRGQLVAEVTATASIPWGPVLRSRRAWLERQGLAAQAEQWEELVIIRARHL, encoded by the coding sequence ATGTCCTGTTCGGCTCTGGTTGGGGGCAAACTGCCCGCGGGCCTGATCGCTCTGCCGGGTGTCTACCGGCCGCAGGCAGACACCCAACTCCTCGCGGCGGCGCTCGACCATGAGGACCTGGGGCCCCAGACCGACGTGCTGGAGATCGGTACGGGCACAGGCGCCCTGGCCCTGCATGCCGCGGGCCGCGGCGCGCGGGTCACGGCGGTCGACGTTTCCTGGCCGGCGGTGGTCACGGCACGCCTGAACGCCCTGCGCCGGCGGCTTCCCCTGCGGGTGCTGCACGGCGACTTCGCGGCGCGTACCGCCCGGCGCCGCTTCGACCTGGTCGTCGCAAATCCACCGTACGTCCCCGCCCCGCGGGCCCGACTGCCTTCACACGGGCCGGAGCGCGCCTGGGACGCCGGTCTCGACGGGCGCACGGTCATCGACCGGATCTGCTCGGCCGCTCCGGCTTTGCTGCGCCCCGGGGGCACCCTGCTGATGGTGCATTCGGGGATGTGCGGGGCCGAGGAGACCGTCGCCCGGCTGACCCGCGGGCAGCTGGTCGCCGAGGTCACGGCAACGGCCTCCATACCGTGGGGCCCCGTACTGCGCTCGCGGCGGGCCTGGTTGGAGCGCCAGGGTCTGGCGGCCCAAGCCGAGCAATGGGAAGAACTGGTGATCATCCGTGCCCGACACCTCTGA
- a CDS encoding CDGSH iron-sulfur domain-containing protein translates to MPDTSDRAAAGAPDPAYAATPVRRVFVDPQGPVVVEGPIEIALEDGAVVRSDRFMVAVCTCRRSRTYPWCDTSHRRRARDVSPPEDRNP, encoded by the coding sequence GTGCCCGACACCTCTGACCGGGCCGCTGCCGGCGCCCCGGACCCGGCGTACGCGGCGACGCCCGTACGCCGGGTGTTCGTCGACCCGCAGGGCCCGGTCGTGGTCGAGGGACCGATCGAGATCGCTCTGGAGGACGGGGCGGTCGTCCGGTCCGACCGCTTCATGGTCGCGGTGTGCACCTGTCGCCGCAGCCGCACGTACCCGTGGTGTGACACGAGCCACCGCCGCCGCGCGCGAGACGTCTCGCCGCCCGAGGACAGGAACCCGTGA